From a region of the Theobroma cacao cultivar B97-61/B2 chromosome 8, Criollo_cocoa_genome_V2, whole genome shotgun sequence genome:
- the LOC18592929 gene encoding uncharacterized protein SLP1 isoform X1, with protein sequence MQRSRRALLERRALDRAITGRSFFYKVSLSLVFVLWGLLFLLSLWVSHGDGYKDGSMAHGLSTWDEAKMRHNKHSDSPGQCLADESGSFFSHDGFCTNGAKTTALPAESSTSEASKNHVSTFEQLDADNSIAGVTSENSSPKSDRLSHAVPLGLDEFKSRAFISRSKSGTGQAGVKHRVEPGGKEYNYASASKGAKVLLCNKEAKGASNILGKDKDKYLRNPCSAEEKFVIIELSEETLVDTIEIANFEHYSSKLKDFELLGSLVFPTDVWIKLGNFTAGNVKHAQRFVLKEPKWVRYLKLNLLSHYGSEFYCTLSVIEVYGVDAVERMLEDLISVQDNLFASDDGTRDQKQMPSKLEPTQGNSVYQNSHKEMGSESSVENSNLQHDVINNIVPSPVEDIHHQQVGRVPGDSVLKILMQKVRALDLNLSVLERYLEELNSKYGNIFKEFDKDIGEKDKLLEKIKSDIKDLLDSQKIMAKDIGDVASWKSLVSVQLDTILRDNADLRSKVEKVREKQISMENKGIAVFVVSLIFGFLAFVRLLVDMLLSVSMSLSDEKTEKPRKFCSFSSSWLLLLCSCSIVFILSI encoded by the exons ATGCAGAGATCACGTAGAGCCCTTCTGGAAAGAAGAGCTTTGGATAGGGCTATTACCGGAAGGAGCTTCTTCTACAAGGTTTCTCTGtctttggtttttgttttgtggGGGCTTCTTTTCCTCTTGAGCTTGTGGGTTAGTCATGGCGATGGTTATAAGG ATGGATCCATGGCCCATGGCTTATCAACTTGGGATGAAGCTAAGATGAGACACAACAAACATTCTGATTCTCCTGGTCAATGTTTAGCTGACGAATCTggctcttttttttctcatgaTGGTTTTTGTACAAATGGTGCTAAGACCACAGCTCTTCCTGCTGAATCATCTACAAGTGAAGCAAGCAAAAATCACGTCTCTACTTTTGAGCAACTTGATGCTGATAACTCCATTGCAGGTGTAACATCTGAAAACAGCTCTCCAAAGTCTGATAGACTGTCGCATGCTGTGCCTCTTGGTCTTGACGAATTCAAGAGCAGAGCATTCATTTCTAGAAGTAAATCTGGTACTGGTCAGGCAGGAGTAAAACATAGAGTGGAGCCAGGGGGTAAAGAGTACAATTATGCTTCAGCTTCAAAAGGAGCGAAGGTCCTGTTATGTAACAAGGAAGCAAAGGGTGCCTCTAATATCTTAGGCAAAGACAAGGACAAGTACCTACGGAATCCCTGTTCAGCGGAAGAGAAATTTGTCATTATAGAACTTTCAGAAGAAACCTTAGTCGACACTATTGAAATAGCAAATTTTGAGCATTACTCTTCTAAGTTAAAAGATTTTGAGTTGCTTGGAAGTTTGGTTTTTCCAACAGATGTTTGGATTAAGCTTGGGAACTTTACTGCCGGCAATGTGAAGCATGCTCAGAGATTTGTTCTTAAGGAACCGAAATGGGTGAGGTATCTAAAGTTAAATCTTCTGAGCCATTATGGTTCTGAATTTTATTGTACGCTGAGTGTTATTGAAGTGTACGGAGTGGATGCTGTGGAGCGAATGCTGGAGGATTTGATCTCTGTCCAGGATAATTTGTTTGCATCTGATGATGGAACGCGTGATCAGAAACAAATGCCTTCAAAACTGGAGCCTACTCAAGGCAATAGTGTGTATCAAAATTCACACAAGGAAATGGGATCTGAGTCTTCAGTGGAAAACTCAAACTTGCAACATGATgttattaataatattgttCCTAGTCCAGTTGAAGACATTCATCATCAACAAGTTGGCCGAGTGCCTGGAGACAGcgttctaaaaattttgatgcaGAAAGTTCGAGCTCTAGACTTAAATTTATCTGTTTTGGAGCGGTATTTAGAAGAATTGAATTCCAAATATggcaatatttttaaagaattcgACAAAGATATAGGAGAAAAAGATAAACTTCTTGAGAAGATTAAATCAGATATAAAAGATCTCCTTGACAGCCAGAAAATCATG GCTAAAGATATTGGTGATGTTGCTTCCTGGAAGTCTCTGGTTTCTGTACAGCTGGATACCATACTCAGAGACAATGCTGATCTTAG ATCGAAGGTTGAAAAAGTTCGAGAGAAGCAGATATCTATGGAGAATAAGGGCATCGCGGTATTTGTTGTAAGCTTAATTTTTGGATTCTTAGCATTTGTGAGGCTACTGGTAGATATGTTGTTGAGCGTTTCCATGTCATTGAGTGATGAAAAAACAGAGAAGCCAAGGAAATTTTGTTCCTTTAGCTCTTCCTGGCTCCTCTTATTATGCAGCTGTAGTATAGTTTTTATATTATCCATTTAA
- the LOC18592929 gene encoding uncharacterized protein slp1 isoform X3: MQRSRRALLERRALDRAITGRSFFYKVSLSLVFVLWGLLFLLSLWVSHGDGYKDGSMAHGLSTWDEAKMRHNKHSDSPGQCLADESGSFFSHDGFCTNGAKTTALPAESSTSEASKNHVSTFEQLDADNSIAGVTSENSSPKSDRLSHAVPLGLDEFKSRAFISRSKSGTGQAGVKHRVEPGGKEYNYASASKGAKVLLCNKEAKGASNILGKDKDKYLRNPCSAEEKFVIIELSEETLVDTIEIANFEHYSSKLKDFELLGSLVFPTDVWIKLGNFTAGNVKHAQRFVLKEPKWVRYLKLNLLSHYGSEFYCTLSVIEVYGVDAVERMLEDLISVQDNLFASDDGTRDQKQMPSKLEPTQGNSVYQNSHKEMGSESSVENSNLQHDVINNIVPSPVEDIHHQQVGRVPGDSVLKILMQKVRALDLNLSVLERYLEELNSKYGNIFKEFDKDIGEKDKLLEKIKSDIKDLLDSQKIMAKDIGDVASWKSLVSVQLDTILRDNADLRQCRVY; this comes from the exons ATGCAGAGATCACGTAGAGCCCTTCTGGAAAGAAGAGCTTTGGATAGGGCTATTACCGGAAGGAGCTTCTTCTACAAGGTTTCTCTGtctttggtttttgttttgtggGGGCTTCTTTTCCTCTTGAGCTTGTGGGTTAGTCATGGCGATGGTTATAAGG ATGGATCCATGGCCCATGGCTTATCAACTTGGGATGAAGCTAAGATGAGACACAACAAACATTCTGATTCTCCTGGTCAATGTTTAGCTGACGAATCTggctcttttttttctcatgaTGGTTTTTGTACAAATGGTGCTAAGACCACAGCTCTTCCTGCTGAATCATCTACAAGTGAAGCAAGCAAAAATCACGTCTCTACTTTTGAGCAACTTGATGCTGATAACTCCATTGCAGGTGTAACATCTGAAAACAGCTCTCCAAAGTCTGATAGACTGTCGCATGCTGTGCCTCTTGGTCTTGACGAATTCAAGAGCAGAGCATTCATTTCTAGAAGTAAATCTGGTACTGGTCAGGCAGGAGTAAAACATAGAGTGGAGCCAGGGGGTAAAGAGTACAATTATGCTTCAGCTTCAAAAGGAGCGAAGGTCCTGTTATGTAACAAGGAAGCAAAGGGTGCCTCTAATATCTTAGGCAAAGACAAGGACAAGTACCTACGGAATCCCTGTTCAGCGGAAGAGAAATTTGTCATTATAGAACTTTCAGAAGAAACCTTAGTCGACACTATTGAAATAGCAAATTTTGAGCATTACTCTTCTAAGTTAAAAGATTTTGAGTTGCTTGGAAGTTTGGTTTTTCCAACAGATGTTTGGATTAAGCTTGGGAACTTTACTGCCGGCAATGTGAAGCATGCTCAGAGATTTGTTCTTAAGGAACCGAAATGGGTGAGGTATCTAAAGTTAAATCTTCTGAGCCATTATGGTTCTGAATTTTATTGTACGCTGAGTGTTATTGAAGTGTACGGAGTGGATGCTGTGGAGCGAATGCTGGAGGATTTGATCTCTGTCCAGGATAATTTGTTTGCATCTGATGATGGAACGCGTGATCAGAAACAAATGCCTTCAAAACTGGAGCCTACTCAAGGCAATAGTGTGTATCAAAATTCACACAAGGAAATGGGATCTGAGTCTTCAGTGGAAAACTCAAACTTGCAACATGATgttattaataatattgttCCTAGTCCAGTTGAAGACATTCATCATCAACAAGTTGGCCGAGTGCCTGGAGACAGcgttctaaaaattttgatgcaGAAAGTTCGAGCTCTAGACTTAAATTTATCTGTTTTGGAGCGGTATTTAGAAGAATTGAATTCCAAATATggcaatatttttaaagaattcgACAAAGATATAGGAGAAAAAGATAAACTTCTTGAGAAGATTAAATCAGATATAAAAGATCTCCTTGACAGCCAGAAAATCATG GCTAAAGATATTGGTGATGTTGCTTCCTGGAAGTCTCTGGTTTCTGTACAGCTGGATACCATACTCAGAGACAATGCTGATCTTAG ACAATGTAGGGTGTATTAA
- the LOC18592929 gene encoding uncharacterized protein SLP1 isoform X2, which translates to MLFLDYCLRLLSYSFHKSRKYGSMAHGLSTWDEAKMRHNKHSDSPGQCLADESGSFFSHDGFCTNGAKTTALPAESSTSEASKNHVSTFEQLDADNSIAGVTSENSSPKSDRLSHAVPLGLDEFKSRAFISRSKSGTGQAGVKHRVEPGGKEYNYASASKGAKVLLCNKEAKGASNILGKDKDKYLRNPCSAEEKFVIIELSEETLVDTIEIANFEHYSSKLKDFELLGSLVFPTDVWIKLGNFTAGNVKHAQRFVLKEPKWVRYLKLNLLSHYGSEFYCTLSVIEVYGVDAVERMLEDLISVQDNLFASDDGTRDQKQMPSKLEPTQGNSVYQNSHKEMGSESSVENSNLQHDVINNIVPSPVEDIHHQQVGRVPGDSVLKILMQKVRALDLNLSVLERYLEELNSKYGNIFKEFDKDIGEKDKLLEKIKSDIKDLLDSQKIMAKDIGDVASWKSLVSVQLDTILRDNADLRSKVEKVREKQISMENKGIAVFVVSLIFGFLAFVRLLVDMLLSVSMSLSDEKTEKPRKFCSFSSSWLLLLCSCSIVFILSI; encoded by the exons ATGTTGTTCTTGGATTATTGTCTGAGACTCTTGAGTTATTCTTTCCATAAAAGTAGAAAAT ATGGATCCATGGCCCATGGCTTATCAACTTGGGATGAAGCTAAGATGAGACACAACAAACATTCTGATTCTCCTGGTCAATGTTTAGCTGACGAATCTggctcttttttttctcatgaTGGTTTTTGTACAAATGGTGCTAAGACCACAGCTCTTCCTGCTGAATCATCTACAAGTGAAGCAAGCAAAAATCACGTCTCTACTTTTGAGCAACTTGATGCTGATAACTCCATTGCAGGTGTAACATCTGAAAACAGCTCTCCAAAGTCTGATAGACTGTCGCATGCTGTGCCTCTTGGTCTTGACGAATTCAAGAGCAGAGCATTCATTTCTAGAAGTAAATCTGGTACTGGTCAGGCAGGAGTAAAACATAGAGTGGAGCCAGGGGGTAAAGAGTACAATTATGCTTCAGCTTCAAAAGGAGCGAAGGTCCTGTTATGTAACAAGGAAGCAAAGGGTGCCTCTAATATCTTAGGCAAAGACAAGGACAAGTACCTACGGAATCCCTGTTCAGCGGAAGAGAAATTTGTCATTATAGAACTTTCAGAAGAAACCTTAGTCGACACTATTGAAATAGCAAATTTTGAGCATTACTCTTCTAAGTTAAAAGATTTTGAGTTGCTTGGAAGTTTGGTTTTTCCAACAGATGTTTGGATTAAGCTTGGGAACTTTACTGCCGGCAATGTGAAGCATGCTCAGAGATTTGTTCTTAAGGAACCGAAATGGGTGAGGTATCTAAAGTTAAATCTTCTGAGCCATTATGGTTCTGAATTTTATTGTACGCTGAGTGTTATTGAAGTGTACGGAGTGGATGCTGTGGAGCGAATGCTGGAGGATTTGATCTCTGTCCAGGATAATTTGTTTGCATCTGATGATGGAACGCGTGATCAGAAACAAATGCCTTCAAAACTGGAGCCTACTCAAGGCAATAGTGTGTATCAAAATTCACACAAGGAAATGGGATCTGAGTCTTCAGTGGAAAACTCAAACTTGCAACATGATgttattaataatattgttCCTAGTCCAGTTGAAGACATTCATCATCAACAAGTTGGCCGAGTGCCTGGAGACAGcgttctaaaaattttgatgcaGAAAGTTCGAGCTCTAGACTTAAATTTATCTGTTTTGGAGCGGTATTTAGAAGAATTGAATTCCAAATATggcaatatttttaaagaattcgACAAAGATATAGGAGAAAAAGATAAACTTCTTGAGAAGATTAAATCAGATATAAAAGATCTCCTTGACAGCCAGAAAATCATG GCTAAAGATATTGGTGATGTTGCTTCCTGGAAGTCTCTGGTTTCTGTACAGCTGGATACCATACTCAGAGACAATGCTGATCTTAG ATCGAAGGTTGAAAAAGTTCGAGAGAAGCAGATATCTATGGAGAATAAGGGCATCGCGGTATTTGTTGTAAGCTTAATTTTTGGATTCTTAGCATTTGTGAGGCTACTGGTAGATATGTTGTTGAGCGTTTCCATGTCATTGAGTGATGAAAAAACAGAGAAGCCAAGGAAATTTTGTTCCTTTAGCTCTTCCTGGCTCCTCTTATTATGCAGCTGTAGTATAGTTTTTATATTATCCATTTAA
- the LOC18592925 gene encoding eukaryotic translation initiation factor 2D: MFKKAVEAKAHQRLSGADRKKLKRTLRDRFPTASDADIDALLPPKTEITVAKFQNRAHVYGVEGGFPVFFDVDGRGTEIYPTVFALWKVPELMPSFMLKGGEVSRFVIGGADLMFPGISVAAEGLPSFSAGEPWAVKVPGNPAPIAVGSTTMSSTEALKAGLRGKALRIMHYYRDLLWESVEGHYVPNAGFLEDAVFEDPSFLSSNQPSDSSEGAADGSDAQQSGINNEDIGESVNVNDVVSERLAASTQNYSENAAEEITPDVSDLKLSENVAATESNTGHNSLSTEGVDSHLDRCLLQALHTTVKDKDLPMPGSTLWSNHVLACRPSGITLDIKKSSHKKLSKWLQAKSSTGLIVVKEDKYKKEAMLISVNRAHPDYLSFKPEKRPVEKVDQAGDSAASECLSQKVLEVVEVYKSSVHVKPIFASVGADTGKLYSASEASDIVFKYIEKENLVKQTNKAIMVLDATLCDALFKGAIKKGSTYPTEIHKKDLGSTFISRMQAHHIVTRGSESAVRKGALKTVQIVTERRQGNKKVTKVSGLETFLVDAEALASELQKKFACSTTVAELPGKKGHEVLIQGGVIDDVARHLVEQYGIPKRYIEFLDKTRK, encoded by the exons ATGTTCAAGAAGGCAGTAGAAGCAAAGGCCCACCAGAGGCTATCTGGGGCTGACAGGAAGAAGCTGAAGCGGACACTAAGAGACAGATTTCCCACAGCTTCTGATGCCGACATCGATGCCTTGCTTCCTCCCAAG ACTGAGATAACAGTTGCAAAGTTTCAAAATCGAGCCCATGTGTATGGTGTAGAAGGTGGGTTTCCAGTGTTCTTCGATGTTGATGGGCGAGGCACAGAAATTTACCCCACTG TTTTTGCTCTCTGGAAGGTCCCTGAACTTATGCCTTCTTTTATGCTTAAGGGGGGTGAGGTTTCTCGATTTGTCATAGGAGGGGCAGATCTGATGTTCCCTGGTATTAGTGTGGCTGCTGAAGGTCTACCTTCATTTTCAGCTGGGGAGCCATGGGCGGTAAAAGTTCCTGGCAATCCAGCACCTATTGCA GTTGGATCCACCACTATGAGCAGCACCGAAGCATTAAAAGCTGGTTTGCGTGGGAAGGCTTTAAGGATAATGCACTATTATCGTGACTTACTTTG GGAATCGGTTGAGGGCCATTATGTTCCTAATGCAGGTTTCTTGGAGGATGCTGTCTTTGAGGATCCTTCCTTTTTGTCATCAAATCAACCTTCTGATTCATCTGAAGGTGCTGCTGATGGGTCTGATGCTCAACAAAGTGGCATTAACAATGAAGATATCGGGGAATCTGTTAATGTAAATGATGTTGTTTCTGAAAGATTAGCTGCCTCAACACAAAATTATTCTGAGAATGCTGCAGAAGAAATTACCCCAGATGTGAGTGATTTGAAGTTATCAGAAAATGTTGCTGCTACTGAGTCAAATACTGGGCACAATTCTCTCTCTACTGAGGGAGTGGATTCCCATTTGGACAGATGCCTTTTGCAGGCCTTGCATACGACGGTAAAGGATAAAGACCTTCCGATGCCTGGAAGCACATTGTG GTCAAACCATGTGTTAGCTTGTAGACCTTCAGGAATCACATTAGATATCAAGAAGTCATCTCATAAGAAGTTATCAAAGTGGCTACAAGCCAAATCATCCACAGGACTG ATTGTGGTAAAAGAAGACAAGTACAAAAAGGAAGCTATGTTAATTTCTGTTAACCGTGCTCACCCAGACTACTTATCATTCAAGCCAGAAAAACGACCAGTAGAGAAAGTTGATCAGGCTGGTGATAGTGCTGCTAGTGAATGTCTTTCACAAAAGGTGCTTGAAGTGGTAGAGGTCTATAAATCCAGTGTGCATGTTAAGCCCATTTTTGCTTCTGTTGGAGCTGACACTGGGAAACTGTACTCAGCTTCTGAGGCTTCTGATATTGTCTTCAAGTACattgagaaagaaaatctGGTGAAGCAAACAAACAAAGCAATCATGGTTTTAGATGCAACTTTGTGTGATGCATTGTTTAAGGGAGCCATCAAGAAAGGTTCAACTTATCCAACTGAGATCCACAAGAAAGATTTAGGATCAACATTTATAAGCCGCATGCAGGCCCACCACATCGTGACTAGAGGAAGTGAGTCAGCTGTGCGGAAAGGTGCTTTGAAAACAGTGCAGATAGTGACAGAACGAAGGCAAGGTAACAAAAAGGTGACAAAAGTTTCAGGTTTGGAAACTTTCCTCGTGGATGCTGAAGCATTGGCATCAGAGCTACAGAAGAAGTTTGCTTGCAGTACAACGGTGGCAGAATTGCCAG GTAAGAAAGGGCATGAGGTTCTTATCCAAGGTGGGGTGATTGATGATGTTGCAAGACATCTGGTTGAACAATATGGAATCCCAAAGAGATACATTGAATTTCTTGATAAAACCAGGAAATAA